One part of the Lapillicoccus jejuensis genome encodes these proteins:
- a CDS encoding sugar ABC transporter permease, with translation MTSLTQTTAATAAATRTGESTRRTVPRGSGGVWWRYAVVALALLFALFPVVYLLSASLNPAGSLQTATLIPTSFSLNNFQTLFSDESRPYVEWYKNAFVIGVVGAFGQTFIGAAAAYAFSRMRFVGRRAGLLTLLLLQLFPALLTFTALYLTFAAVSDIVPGVGLNTVWGLILVYMGGAMGANVWLLKGYFDTVPRELDEAAKVDGASHARIFFTMTLRLVMPILVTTFMIGFVGLYSEFLLASIFLRDVDAQTLGVGLYSMTQGNEQSRLFGQFAAGSLLASLPVVALYLGAQKYLVGGLTQGSVK, from the coding sequence ATGACGTCGCTGACCCAGACCACGGCGGCGACCGCCGCCGCCACGCGGACCGGGGAGAGCACACGCCGTACGGTGCCCCGCGGCAGCGGCGGGGTGTGGTGGCGGTACGCCGTCGTGGCGCTCGCCCTGCTCTTCGCGCTCTTCCCCGTCGTCTACCTGCTCTCGGCCTCGCTCAACCCGGCCGGCAGCCTGCAGACGGCGACGCTGATCCCGACCTCGTTCTCGCTCAACAACTTCCAGACCCTGTTCAGCGACGAGTCGCGGCCCTACGTCGAGTGGTACAAGAACGCCTTCGTCATCGGCGTCGTCGGGGCGTTCGGGCAGACGTTCATCGGGGCCGCCGCGGCGTACGCCTTCTCGCGGATGCGCTTCGTCGGACGCCGCGCGGGCCTGCTCACGCTGCTCCTGCTGCAGCTCTTCCCGGCGCTGCTGACCTTCACCGCGCTCTACCTCACCTTCGCGGCGGTCAGCGACATCGTCCCCGGCGTCGGCCTCAACACGGTGTGGGGCCTCATCCTCGTCTACATGGGCGGGGCGATGGGCGCCAACGTCTGGCTGCTCAAGGGCTACTTCGACACCGTCCCGCGCGAGCTCGACGAGGCGGCCAAGGTCGACGGGGCCAGCCACGCCCGCATCTTCTTCACCATGACGCTGCGCCTGGTCATGCCGATCCTCGTGACGACCTTCATGATCGGCTTCGTCGGGCTCTACAGCGAGTTCCTCCTGGCCAGCATCTTCCTGCGCGACGTCGACGCGCAGACCCTCGGTGTGGGCCTCTACTCGATGACCCAGGGCAACGAGCAGTCGCGCCTCTTCGGCCAGTTCGCCGCCGGCTCGCTGCTCGCCTCGCTCCCGGTCGTCGCCCTCTACCTCGGCGCCCAGAAGTACCTCGTCGGCGGCCTGACCCAGGGTTCGGTCAAGTAG
- a CDS encoding glycoside hydrolase family 13 protein yields the protein MSDTTGRVTGLDLPHHDGSELYVSDVAPRLGDTVSVWVRVPRETPLDRVHARVVHDAEPHFVPLRVDRARSDAAETWWRGEIVVHNPTTSYRFILAGGPTRYAWLNAAGVHRRDVPDTGDFRLVGHDSPPPAWAREAVVYQVFPDRFARSRRAVRRSAMPEWAIPAAWDDPVFPRKTESDEIGHQLYGGDLDGVTEHLDHVEELGADVVYLTPVFPGESNHRYDAATFAAVDPVLGGDAALRRLTDAAHARGMKVMGDFTTNHTGVTHEWFRAAEASTSAPERDFYFWLGRKRYVSWLGVKTLPKLDWSSTELRHRVLDDPQGVVRKWLGPDGGLDGWRVDVANMTGRQAGQDLNHEVMRLLRDAVADADPQALLVGEHTNDYTGDVDGDGWHGVMNYAGFGKPMWTWLCDPEDAPDFLGQPVLVPRLGGEAVVETIREFTSHLPWTSLVHSFNLVGSHDTTRIRSLVGADSRLVDVAAGLLMTFPGIPMLTYGDEIGMEGTFGEDGRRTMQWSGKGWDRRLFEVYRSLIALRKRSRALTHGGLRWVHAEEDALVYLREAAGQSALVHVARAEHEPIVLDAARLPGIGRGRASYGDSVRVRGDRVTLTADGPGVGVRVWSTSAQGATGGATRRGKGRRSR from the coding sequence GTGTCCGACACGACAGGGAGGGTGACCGGTCTCGACCTCCCGCACCACGACGGCTCGGAGCTGTACGTCTCCGACGTCGCGCCCCGCCTCGGCGACACCGTGTCGGTGTGGGTGCGGGTGCCGCGCGAGACCCCCCTGGACCGGGTGCACGCCCGCGTCGTCCACGACGCCGAGCCGCACTTCGTCCCGCTGCGGGTCGACCGCGCCCGCAGCGACGCCGCCGAGACCTGGTGGCGCGGCGAGATCGTCGTCCACAACCCCACGACGTCGTACCGCTTCATCCTCGCCGGGGGGCCCACCCGTTACGCGTGGCTCAACGCCGCCGGGGTGCACCGGCGCGACGTCCCCGACACCGGCGACTTCCGCCTCGTCGGGCACGACTCCCCGCCGCCCGCGTGGGCGCGCGAGGCGGTCGTCTACCAGGTCTTCCCCGACCGCTTCGCCCGCTCGCGCCGCGCCGTACGGCGCTCGGCCATGCCGGAGTGGGCGATCCCGGCGGCGTGGGACGACCCCGTCTTCCCGCGCAAGACCGAGAGCGACGAGATCGGCCACCAGCTCTACGGCGGCGACCTCGACGGCGTCACAGAGCACCTCGACCACGTCGAGGAGCTCGGCGCCGACGTCGTCTACCTCACCCCGGTCTTCCCCGGCGAGAGCAACCACCGGTACGACGCCGCGACGTTCGCCGCCGTCGACCCGGTCCTCGGGGGCGACGCGGCGCTGCGCCGGCTCACCGACGCCGCCCACGCCCGGGGCATGAAGGTCATGGGGGACTTCACGACCAACCACACGGGGGTCACGCACGAGTGGTTCCGCGCCGCCGAGGCGAGCACCTCGGCGCCCGAGCGCGACTTCTACTTCTGGCTCGGCCGCAAGCGGTACGTCTCGTGGCTCGGGGTGAAGACCCTGCCCAAGCTGGACTGGTCGAGCACCGAGCTGCGCCACCGCGTGCTCGACGACCCGCAGGGCGTCGTCCGCAAGTGGCTCGGCCCCGACGGCGGTCTCGACGGCTGGCGCGTCGACGTCGCCAACATGACCGGGCGGCAGGCCGGGCAGGACCTCAACCACGAGGTCATGCGCCTGCTGCGCGACGCCGTCGCCGACGCGGACCCGCAGGCGCTGCTCGTCGGCGAGCACACCAACGACTACACCGGCGACGTCGACGGCGACGGCTGGCACGGCGTGATGAACTACGCCGGCTTCGGCAAGCCGATGTGGACCTGGCTGTGCGACCCCGAGGACGCGCCGGACTTCCTCGGGCAGCCCGTCCTCGTCCCGCGGCTCGGTGGGGAGGCGGTCGTCGAGACGATCCGCGAGTTCACCTCGCACCTGCCGTGGACCTCGCTCGTGCACTCCTTCAACCTCGTGGGCTCTCACGACACGACCCGCATCCGCAGCCTCGTCGGCGCGGACTCCCGGCTGGTCGACGTCGCGGCCGGGCTGCTCATGACCTTCCCCGGCATCCCGATGCTCACCTACGGTGACGAGATCGGGATGGAGGGGACCTTCGGCGAGGACGGCCGCCGGACCATGCAGTGGAGCGGGAAGGGCTGGGACCGTAGGCTGTTCGAGGTCTACCGGTCGCTCATCGCGCTGCGCAAGCGGTCGCGCGCGCTGACCCACGGCGGGCTGCGCTGGGTGCACGCCGAGGAGGACGCGCTGGTCTACCTGCGCGAGGCCGCCGGCCAGAGCGCGCTCGTGCACGTCGCCCGCGCCGAGCACGAGCCCATCGTCCTCGACGCCGCGCGGCTGCCCGGTATCGGTCGCGGCCGGGCGTCGTACGGCGACTCGGTGCGGGTGCGCGGCGACCGGGTCACCCTGACCGCCGACGGGCCGGGCGTCGGGGTGCGGGTCTGGTCGACCTCGGCCCAGGGGGCCACGGGCGGAGCGACGCGGCGGGGCAAGGGTCG